The window CTCCTTAGGGAGCTCGGCGAGGTCATGGTCCCCATCGCCCACGAGGTGGCCCTGGCCTTTTACGACTACCTGGGGCGGGACCCGGAGCTCGGCGCCATCCTTCACGCCGAGCCGGGGCGGGTGGAGAGGCTCTACCGGACCTTTGCCCGCTGGTACGGCGAGCTCTTCTCGGGGGTCTACGACCGGGCCTATGCCGAAAGGAGGCGGCGCATCGGCCTGGTGCACGCCCGGCTCGGCATCGGCCCCCGGGCCATGATCCCCGCCATGGGCATCGTGCAGGAGCTCTCCTTGGAGCACATGCGCATGGCCCTCAGGGGACACGAGGTCTACAGCGCCGTGGAGGCCTTTGAGAAGCTCGTGGCCATGGAGGTGGCCCTGATTGAGGAGAGCTACCTCGAGGCCCTCTCCTTAGGCCTTTCCCTGGGGCACCGGGACCTCACCCAAGCCCTCAAGGAGGGGGCCTCGGCCCTCCTCTCCCGGGCCTAGGGCTCCTTGGCCAGGTCGTTGAAGCGCACGTGCTGGGCGTGGAACTGGAGCTCCACGGTCCCCGTGGGGCCGTTGCGCTGCTTGCCCACGATGATCTCGGCGATCCCCGCCTTCTCCGAGTGGGGGTTGTAGTACTCGTCCCGGTAGATGAACATCACCAGGTCGGCGTCCTGTTCAATGGAGCCCGACTCCCTGAGGTCGGAGAGCATGGGGCGCTTGTTGGGCCGCGCCTCCACCGCCCGGGAGAGCTGGCTTAAGGCGATCACCGGCACGCCGAGCTCCCGGGCCAAGGCCTTGAGCCCCCTGGAGATGGCGGCGATCTCCTGCTGCCGGTTCTCCCCCTTCTGCCCCCCTCCGGGCCCCGACATGAGCTGGAGGTAGTCTATGATGATCAGGCCCACGTTGTGCTGGCTCCTGAGCCTCCGGGCCCGGGCGCGGAGTTCCATGAGGGTCAGGTCGGGGGTGTCGTCAATGAAGATGGGGGCCTCGGAAAGCCGGCCCGCCACGTCCACGAGGCGGGAGAAGTCCCGGTCGGAAAGCTGGCCGAGCCGGACCCGGTTCATGTCAATGCGGGCCTCGGAGCACA of the Thermus thermophilus HB8 genome contains:
- a CDS encoding protoglobin domain-containing protein — encoded protein: MDPGELLDLLKRRTGFTEAHAALLRELGEVMVPIAHEVALAFYDYLGRDPELGAILHAEPGRVERLYRTFARWYGELFSGVYDRAYAERRRRIGLVHARLGIGPRAMIPAMGIVQELSLEHMRMALRGHEVYSAVEAFEKLVAMEVALIEESYLEALSLGLSLGHRDLTQALKEGASALLSRA